The genome window agaaacaacttttctaactatgctatagaaaacttgaatcgcagactgtttcataactaggaagctatgctCCTTCAGGGagtttaaagcttcatcaaagatctgggtcttcgtcatcattcttttttgctcgcccaggataagatcaccACTTGCTGGAatcaaactaaacgatttatgctaatgaaaatgaaaagctcgcgaaagtaacgagaggaaaaatgcttgTGAAAGTAATTAGagaaaaacacaataatagagatcgaaaataaaaagtggttaaagtcaaagtagggttgggagttcaagactaccaacacaaaccccaatacctacctactattattttatatatttaataacttCGTAATCGTCAGTATGTATATtagcttttaaaaaaattaccattGTATATCCATCTCCgacaataaatatatacaacTCGCTGTCTCCATTATCGTCCCCGAGatcaaattatgtacataaatcatatttgaaaaataagtaaatatataacatgtgtatgtgtcttgtgttgtaattttttgtatattatattataaaattttgtacgttatgagtatgaattttgtacatcGTCGTTTCAATTCATGATCCATAATGCAATGTGGATCTTGGTTCATTATATAAATTGCCCATCAAGATACTCTTCTAAACCAAAGTTCACACTTAACTttagtttgaaatttgtttccaaaaaaaaaaaaaaaaaacctttagtTTGAAATTGGGCAAAATCGTAAAATGTGGTTGCGCTGTGTAGAACAACGACGAAGTGGGCAACCATCGTATTCAGTTTACTATTTTTGACAATTTCAATCAATGTTGTTCACGGACCACGTTGTCTGGTACAAACCTACAAGGCTACAAGTTAGTTCAGTTTACATATTTGGAGAAGCCGATGAGGTTTGTACAATAAGGTTAAATTCATATTAATTTGTACACGTTTTAATGTTGTATTATATGTATTTCGAAAATTCCTAGGCGATTAATTAAGGTGTGACACATGTCAACATACGTGACACGAGCGGCGATCCCTCGCAGCCCACCGTAGGGCCGTGCTGCACGCGATCGCTGTGCAATGAAGGACTTTTAACCATTGGCAATGTTCAGACCAATTAGCCCGAGCTCCACAGGATTGATCGATCTTCGGATCACGGGCTAGAGGCTACTTGCTAGGGAGTACCTCCGATTGTATGATCGCATATCTTCTCAGCATATACTTTATATATTGTGAGAGACACTTTTCGATTGCATCAGATCCCATTGGGGCCCGACGCGATCCGTGTTAAGGCGCAAATCTATTCCCACAAGGTTACTAGTTGTTGTATAGCATATCCTGAGCTGAAGGAATTCTCTACCTTAACGCTCAAACCGATTGTCCGGAGCGCAAAACCTTCTACATTTAGTGGATAAACACAACTAATATCGCCCTACTTGatcatatataatcaaatacaCTAGGAACCTCTTTGCATGTGGACGTATTGGTGACGCCTTCAACCCTCTCAATGCATGCGAGACACGTGACTAGCATGCCGAGCTCTCAACATGTGTCCCCTCCAACCTTCTATACAAGGTGCATTTAATGCCTTACAGAAGGACTTTTGGGTTTCATTCTTACTCTACCTAAATTGGGGAACGTCCGACTACACACATGGCTACCCGAGACCAAATACAATTTAGTACAATACCCCAGTGTACTTACCACATCAACATTGTATCTAAGGCATAGCTTAAGGTGCAGGAGGGTTCAAACTTGGTGCATCATATTAATGTCTTCGGCCAAATAATTTCAAATCTGACCAAGCTTGATGTTAagattgaagatgaagacaagaaGATGATCTTTCTATGTTGATTACCTCTTTCCTTTGAACATCTAGTGATTGCTCTTACgtacagatatatatatagtttttaattataataattattcagGGACAGGGCGGGGAGGGGTATTCCCGTCCCTATCCCTGACGGGAAATTACATACATTCCCGGTCCCCATCCCTGTTTCCCGAAAAATTTTCCCATCCTTGTCCCTGTTAGGGCGGTGGTCGGGGATTCCCGTTGACGACAAGACAAATTACCATCCCTAATTGGTTACCAATAAATTGAGCAATTTTGATCCAATTCACTAAGTTGGGAgtgtttaattacacttttaaaagtttagatgACTAATTGTACTTTCGTGTAAAGTTGAAGGGCTTATATGATATTtttcctataaaaaaaaaaaaaaacaacaacgtTATAGTGTTGGTAGAACATCATATTCAATCAATCAATTCTACCAATTTTCTCATACAACCACCAATACACGGAGTATAATATCATAATTTTAAGCCTAAGGCCATCCCCATTGTAGTTTTTGTAGGGatttttgaatagtaaaaaTTAGGAGAGTGGTTTTTTTACAAATGTGAAGGGAtatgcaaaataaaacaaaggtaGGCAGGTGGGCTATGCAAGTCTGCAACCCCTTCATAAATGACAGAACCACTGTACAGTGACAGTGACACTGTGACAGCGCATAGAAATATTTTGTGGGCGAAGGGTATTACCATTCCGGGTTAAAGACAGAAAcggaaacaaattaaaagaagttgataaaaatagaaaacttttgaaGAGCGTTTACTTGGTTTTGCTTCCTTTCAACTTTGATCCCTTACAAATTGGCGTAGAATCCCCTTGCTGTGGTGGGCTTTATGTTTTGATTAACACATTTTCAGATTAGACTGCTACTTTTGCTGCTTTGTGCTACATCTTTTTGGACCCAAGGGACGTGATTATATTTCTCAACACAAGTAGAAATATTGAGTTTCCTGTGGGCGCTTCATCTAGGCTGGACGGAGATCTCGTTGGGACGAAATTCCATTTCTCATCTACATGTCGGAAATTTCCTTTCTCCTTTGCACTCTTGGTGGATCTTTCTCCTAGCAACATTGTGTACTGCCTCTTAGtttattcatttgttttgtttgtcaTTTGCAAATTCGTTGTGTTTGCATCTTTAGGATGCTTTTTCgacttttcattctttttttttggtaaattcacgagGTGTTTCAagtctttctctgtccgtttaatGGTCCGGATCCACCCGACTACTCCCCACTCGAAACACctctttctctgtccgtttaacggtccggatCCGCCCGACTACTCCCCACTCGCTCCGGGAGGCATGTGAGCTGACTCAGGGAGAATCGTCGCTTATAGGAATCAAACCCGAATTCTCTCGAAATTCTTCTTCACAAAGAGAGTTCAattgccacttgagctatccATTGAGTTTTCGACTTTTCATTCTGGACCAGGGTATACCCCGTGTACTTTTACATTTATCCTGGAACCAAATCACACTTCTATAGCTCTATAATTGTTTACTTTCCTTtactatattttttgttttaattatatatggTGAATCACCATCCACGTATATTAGTATATACCAATGTACAAATTAAACCGAACATAAGTTTCATATGATCAGCAGTTGCCCAGCGACCATCCGCAGATATGAAATACCTGCACGTTAAATTTAGGCATTATAATAAAGGAAGGCAGACAGGCTCTGCAAGTCTGCAACCCCTTCATAATGGCTTTACCAGCGCATAGAAATATATTGAGGGCGAAGGGTATTACTATTCCTATCCATGCACATGCGTCATAGGCTGGCTGTTTGGTCGGatgtaattgcaattcaattataaCATAATTCTCTAGCCACATGAATTATAGTGTTTGATTGGAAAAAATTACAATACCACAGAATTATAATTCTCTCTATTTGTAGAATTGGAATTCTTGGACCCCATACGAATTGTAATTCAGAacaatggggaaaaaaaaaactaaaaaatgaccattttgcccttaattattattattattattgcacaaaggcattttagtctttatatcacttttttctttctaattctcaataattatattcatccttactaaacaatataattcaaattcctactttattcccactgaattacaattcattttcccctaattctttcttcccactgaattacaattcattttcccctaattctttctttccaaccaaacgccttcCATTActagatttatatatatggtGCATCAACATCCAcgtttattagtatatatataccaatgtACAAATTAAACCGCACACAATTTTCATATGGCCAGcagtttcatttttttagtaatgCAAAACGTTGAGATTTCTCCCTTCCTAAACGTGACGCTCTTGTCACAGTATAAACCTGTCCCACTAACATAAATGTATAGTAGGTGAACAGTATTACCAGACTGAAAAGTGAAAATTCATGAACACTGCCTACCTCAATTCTGAGTTAGTAGTCTTGTGGTTCTCTGCTAGGTTACCCTCTAAGCGGGGAAGTAGGAGTCTGGTTCTTGGAACGTTGCGAATCTGCAAATATGTTTCCTTTGATTGCGTCAAGGTCTAGCTCGATGCCAGCCTGCCAGAGAATAAATCTAAACAACAAGGTCaattaaagtatttttaatttttgcacAAACTGAAGACTAACATTAATCGAACTTGATAAAGTGTGCAATGTGCATAGCAACACGCCAACACCAAAAGAAGtgacttattatgttttgttCCTAGGCAAGCTCAACACAGTATATCATCTATGAAAGATTACTTCAGCCGCTTTTGTTGGCATAACCATCTGGCTCGTTGTCGTCATCCCTGTAATTCCCGTCCAATGGGTCATGGGTGAAATCTCCAGTCACAGGCTCGGGTATCTCTTGATTTGTGTTCAGCTGTTGCTGGCCTCCACCATAACCTGCTGTCCTATCAAATCCGGTGTTGGCATAACTGTTACCATTATTGCCAATACCACTATTCCCACCATCAATGTTTCTCTCTCCAGTGGCATAACTGCTGTTATAGCCAACATTGCTCCCATAGTCACTGCCATACCCACCACTGCTGCCATAGTTACCACCTCCACCATATCCACCCGCTCCGCTGTTGTAGCTTCCATCACCACTGCTGCCATAGTTACCATATCCACCTGCTCCGCTGTTGTAGTTACCACCACCACTGCCATAGCTACCACCTCCGTATCCATCCCCTCTGCCATAGTTCCCACCTCCACTTCCATAACTATTGTTTCCATACCCTCCACCACCAAATCCACCACGAGGCTTCTCAGTTGCATAGTTCACCCTAATCCGTCGGCCATGAAGCTCCTGTAAAATAATGCAAGAAGAAGAGTCAAAATAAGAGATATAACTTGAAATTATgcaacattattttaaaataaattgtctCATATGAAGCCCATGTAAAGGACTTATAGGTTGATACATGTAAGACTTGGTTGAGTTGAATTGAAATGGCATATCTTGCTCCAAAACAGGACAAAAACAGAAGTGGACAAGTAAAAAAGGGAAGGGGATGGCcttctctcaagtctcaaccaaGTCACCAATCTGTCCAAATCCCTACTGcaaaaaaattcttaattacTATTTACTACGTCTGCACTGCATCCAGTCTGCTTGTCATACCCAAATTTAATCATAGCCTATTAATATGCTCAATAGGGTTGGAGAAGGTGCCAACTACAAAAGGAATAATCAACACatttataacaattaacaaaaatGCATTGGCACCTGTCCATCCATGGCCTGCATGGCACTGGTTGCACAATCAGCAGTTGAAAAACTAACAAAGCCAAAGCCTCTGGATCTTCCAGTATCACGGTCCATAATAATCCGTGCTGcagaaaatttattttatcttaaGTTATATACACTGAAcatttaataagaaaatttgaaaaaatgtaCTCCATTCAGTAAGCGTAAAACCCCATCTATAGGATAACCAAATCCCCACAAGATTGCATAGTTGCATTCTTTTACTAATTATCTTTTCATTCCAATTTACTGATCCATTATGTTCCCACCAGTTTAAGGAGTTGTACATGCTAACAGCACATACATGCatctaaaaaatcaaataaaattgataagaggataatttccaaaaaaatatggAGCAATATTCACCCTTGGCCTTTTCAATCGGTATTGAGAAGAACGCTTGGATTTCTTAGAAAAAAACATATCTAGAGGGCCCAAATGCGATGCTGCAATCAAACTGTGCAAGATCAGACACTGAATTGCAAATTTAGACTTGGAATACCTTCAAGCACAGTACCAAACTGGTCAAATGTTTCCTTCAAACTCGTTTCATCAGTCCCAAAAGACAGGCCTGCATTAAGAAAATAAACTCACTCAAAAATGTAAAGGAGAATGAACAATTCATTACTAAAGGAAAGACAAATCTTTTCACCTCCAACAAAAATCTTTGAAGACGACATGCTTCTGTATGCCTGGTACAGGGATGAGTTTGAGTGAGATAACTCAGGATTCATGTGCCTGCTAACTGCCTGTTTGAGCACATTTCCAATTCTATTTGCAAAAGCCATTCCTGATTCCAAGAAGACAGGTTACTGATTTTTAATATCACAGGAGAAACAAAACTTCTACTACACTATGATCAAGATACAAAGCAAGTTGCTAAAGATAAGGCGTTTCATCCAATCACGGTCACTAAGATCATACCTGAATTATTATTCCTGTACTTATTAATTAGACATTCAAGTTTAGAATAAGCCTTAAAGATTTATTACGTCAAAGTTTCAAACTATGCTCCAAGAATGAAGAAATAAACAGGTCCTCAAGTAAAACCACATACCATACCAATCTTTTATAGAGCAAAAAAATGCAATGAAAGATGAATGCTAGATGGCTTAAAGCACAAAGCTAAGTGCTTAGCTCAACAGTGTCACAAATGTAGTTTTTGAATGCTTTGATTACAAATACAAGgttcacaattataatggttgaTTATACAAATAACATGATTGCGCACACTATTTTTAAGCTCACAA of Ipomoea triloba cultivar NCNSP0323 chromosome 3, ASM357664v1 contains these proteins:
- the LOC116011764 gene encoding glycine-rich RNA-binding protein 2-like codes for the protein MAFANRIGNVLKQAVSRHMNPELSHSNSSLYQAYRSMSSSKIFVGGLSFGTDETSLKETFDQFGTVLEARIIMDRDTGRSRGFGFVSFSTADCATSAMQAMDGQELHGRRIRVNYATEKPRGGFGGGGYGNNSYGSGGGNYGRGDGYGGGSYGSGGGNYNSGAGGYGNYGSSGDGSYNSGAGGYGGGGNYGSSGGYGSDYGSNVGYNSSYATGERNIDGGNSGIGNNGNSYANTGFDRTAGYGGGQQQLNTNQEIPEPVTGDFTHDPLDGNYRDDDNEPDGYANKSG